Proteins from one Juglans microcarpa x Juglans regia isolate MS1-56 chromosome 6S, Jm3101_v1.0, whole genome shotgun sequence genomic window:
- the LOC121236804 gene encoding transcription factor PRE3-like, with amino-acid sequence MSSRRSRTRQPGCSRISDDQINDLVSKLQQLLPEIRDRRSDKVSAGNVLQETCNYIRSLHKEVDDLSERLSELLASTDTAQAAIIRSLLKQK; translated from the exons ATGTCTAGCAGAAGGTCTCGGACGAGGCAACCGGGTTGCTCAAGGATCTCTGATGACCAGATCAATGATCTTGTTTCCAAGTTGCAACAGCTTCTTCCTGAGATTCGTGACAGGCGCTCTGACAag GTTTCAGCTGGGAACGTGTTACAGGAGACATGCAACTACATCAGAAGCTTGCATAAAGAGGTTGATGATCTGAGTGAGAGATTATCAGAGCTATTGGCGAGTACTGACACTGCCCAAGCTGCAATTATTAGGAGTTTACTCAAGCAGAAGTAG